AGCGGCTGGCGCACTTCCGAGAATTCGAGCACCAGCGCGCGACCACCGGGACGCAGCACGCGGCACATCTCTGCCAGCGCCCTGGGTTGGTCGGTGACATTGCGCAAGCCGAAGGCAATGGTCACCAGATCGAAGCTGTCATCGGGGAAGGGCAGCGCCTCGGCGTTGATCCGGGCGCAACTGATGCGCTTCGAATGGCCTTCATCCAGCATGCGGTCGCGACCGCGCACCAGCATCTCGGCGTTGATGTCCGAGAGCACCACCATGCCCTTGTCGCCAACGAGGGGCGCCATCAGGCCGGAGATATCGCCGGTACCGCCGGCCAGATCGAGCACCCGATCGCCGGCGCGCAAGCCTGCGGTGGCCACGAAGTGACGCTTCCACAGCCGATGCAGGCCCAGCGACATCAGATCGTTCATGACGTCGTAGCGCGAAGCCACCGAGGTGAAGACCTCGCCGACCAGCGACTGCTTCTCGGCGACGGCGACGTCGCGGTAGCCGAAGTGAGTGGTTTGTTTTTCCATGGGTACAGGATACGCGAGTGCGGCGGGCATCAGGCACCAACAAGAGCGTTGTCCGCCAAGGACGCGGAGGACGCAAAGAATGGCAAAGACATGCTCAAGCAGCCATTCGTGCAGGGCTCGCCGGACACAAGGGCTCGCCGGACATACGCTGAGGCTGCTTCACGCGATCCGGACGCAGAA
This Rhodanobacteraceae bacterium DNA region includes the following protein-coding sequences:
- the ubiE gene encoding bifunctional demethylmenaquinone methyltransferase/2-methoxy-6-polyprenyl-1,4-benzoquinol methylase UbiE, which translates into the protein MPAALAYPVPMEKQTTHFGYRDVAVAEKQSLVGEVFTSVASRYDVMNDLMSLGLHRLWKRHFVATAGLRAGDRVLDLAGGTGDISGLMAPLVGDKGMVVLSDINAEMLVRGRDRMLDEGHSKRISCARINAEALPFPDDSFDLVTIAFGLRNVTDQPRALAEMCRVLRPGGRALVLEFSEVRQPLLKPVYDAYSFGVLPLLGKVVAKDEASYRYLAESIRKHPNQARLAELMSAAGLERVSVRNLLGGIVAIHSGYAI